A DNA window from Hoplias malabaricus isolate fHopMal1 chromosome 5, fHopMal1.hap1, whole genome shotgun sequence contains the following coding sequences:
- the ppp1r3da gene encoding protein phosphatase 1, regulatory subunit 3Da: MAWSMGHSQENTLPGETDDDLFFVGVSSVSKQTSPPSFRALPWSKPEEERKPVRIRPPSPRAPQARPAGRSLSCEPPPKPIIQRRTQSLPSPSERRRLCRRTGVRFVDSLGMDLENVKVFKSGEDPFVPEHVLFRLLMNAELTASKGLEISLPYLKPVFPAQPGDCSNFLERLCCKQVCLERVLCYEPGIIGIVQVLNLAFEKEVSVRYSFTNWKSCSEIKAFWVANRYMDGLSGGCSCDSFRFHLPVPPFILHPGAVLEFAICYKVHGTQFWDNNDGQNYKLICQSYNLPVPKEIEDSMIHFI; this comes from the coding sequence ATGGCTTGGTCTATGGGACATAGCCAGGAAAATACACTCCCAGGAGAAACGGATGATGATCTATTTTTTGTTGGGGTGTCAAGTGTCTCAAAGCAAACCTCCCCTCCCAGTTTCAGAGCTTTACCCTGGTCAAAAcctgaagaagagagaaagcctGTCAGAATTCGTCCACCTAGTCCCAGGGCTCCACAGGCAAGGCCAGCAGGCCGCAGTCTCTCATGCGAACCTCCTCCAAAACCTATCATTCAGAGGCGGACACAATCCCTTCCGTCTCCTTCTGAGAGGAGGAGGCTCTGCCGCAGAACTGGTGTCCGATTTGTGGACTCCTTAGGAATGGACCTGGAAAATGTGAAGGTTTTTAAAAGTGGAGAAGACCCATTTGTGCCAGAACATGTTCTCTTTAGACTTTTGATGAATGCTGAGCTGACTGCTAGCAAAGGTTTGGAGATATCTCTACCCTACCTTAAACCTGTGTTCCCAGCTCAACCAGGTGACTGCTCAAATTTTCTCGAACGACTGTGCTGCAAGCAGGTGTGTCTGGAACGGGTTTTGTGCTATGAGCCAGGCATCATTGGTATTGTCCAAGTCCTAAACCTGGCCTTTGAAAAAGAGGTTAGTGTGCGTTACTCTTTCACAAACTGGAAGAGCTGCTCAGAAATCAAGGCCTTCTGGGTCGCTAATAGATACATGGATGGCCTTTCCGGTGGATGCAGCTGTGACAGCTTTCGTTTCCATCTTCCAGTTCCTCCCTTCATCCTTCATCCAGGCGCAGTCCTAGAATTTGCAATCTGTTATAAAGTGCATGGCACTCAGTTCTGGGACAACAATGATGGACAAAATTACAAGTTGATCTGCCAGAGCTATAATCTTCCTGTTCCTAAGGAAATTGAAGACAGTATGATACACTTTATCTGA
- the fam217ba gene encoding uncharacterized protein fam217ba, producing the protein MGPILQERTASTILKRVQVKEKVRVKNAENAAIVTSNNKKGSKVNQNQKPQKKPTSLHKNCILPAQIKKPLSRTEIGQNGSRPKHVKSPTAGKFPHPHDETDPRHSRSKPSQADSEEDRQKPQSQCCSNVERSHMAPGKSRLALSLPLAPQPILHQVSLQKHISDLESLCLLEHKEDDTDSASDLSDSERLPVLPSPCTPPQLNLRAEVFNSMDLHPYIPGPRTAETESDSYNYPDFLPPPFNTWSLRQLAVFLNTEGKRAPRPKPVGQLEKYLERLLQLEWHQIQTIQAESGRPTAPIIRPRGQAPNGPMIGSHSRPYTAPPTRLSSPKCLRQSQRAFPFLSSLGSPSSGQLSRPICPHCHVRYPLCNGSCSSYAYQRHSRLSPLLERKAPPTITQKRSSSESRASASENRGTYQKAQHPVSPQAGRIHKKHMQATGNMRRASQELSNNKKQPLARKGCTSGAAETESERQKDPPIAGKSMGSDKRVVGMAGNRRESGGPGKREEKDRQRTENGGGTRVGAKRVANESNGFKGTSTIRPNGKVKNAQFAK; encoded by the exons ATGGGACCCATCCTCCAAGAGCGAACAGCATCGACTATCTTGAAGCGGGTACAAGTGAAGGAGAAGGTTAGAGTGAAAAACGCAGAAAATGCTGCCATTGTTACCAG CAACAATAAAAAAGGAAGCAAGGTCAATCAGAACCAGAAACCTCAGAAGAAACCAACTTCCCTGCATAAGAACTGCATCCTTCCAGCCCAGATTAAGAAACCCTTATCCAGAACTGAAATC GGCCAAAATGGGAGCAGACCAAAGCACGTCAAGAGTCCTACAGCTGGCAAGTTTCCACA CCCACATGATGAAACTGACCCAAGACACTCCAGATCCAAACCCTCTCAGGCAGATAGCGAGGAAGACAGACAGAAGCCTCAGTCCCAGTGCTGCAGTAATGTAGAGCGAAGTCATATGGCCCCAGGAAAGAGCCGCCTTGCTTTGTCACTGCCACTGGCTCCTCAGCCAATACTGCATCAAGTCTCCTTGCAGAAACACATCTCTGACCTTGAGTCCCTTTGCCTCCTGGAGCATAAAGAGGATGACACAGATAGTGCGAGTGACCTTTCAGACTCAGAGCGGCTCCCTGTGCTGCCTTCTCCATGCACACCTCCACAGCTCAACCTACGGGCTGAAGTTTTCAACTCGATGGACCTACACCCCTATATACCAGGCCCCAGGACAGCAGAAACAGAGAGTGACAGCTACAACTACCCGGACTTCCTGCCTCCACCGTTCAACACCTGGAGCCTGAGGCAACTGGCTGTCTTTCTGAACACGGAGGGTAAACGTGCTCCACGGCCTAAACCAGTTGGACAACTTGAGAAATACCTAGAGCGACTTCTGCAGCTGGAATGGCACCAGATCCAAACTATCCAGGCTGAAAGTGGTCGGCCCACAGCCCCTATTATTCGCCCTAGGGGTCAAGCTCCTAACGGTCCAATGATTGGCAGTCATTCTCGGCCCTATACTGCACCTCCTACGCGGCTCAGTTCCCCCAAATGCCTTCGCCAGAGCCAGCGAGCCTTTCCCTTCCTCTCCTCCCTTGGCAGCCCATCCTCTGGTCAGCTTTCTCGACCAATTTGCCCCCACTGCCACGTCCGCTACCCGCTTTGCAACGGCAGCTGCTCTTCATACGCTTACCAGCGTCACTCCCGTCTCAGCCCCCTATTGGAGCGCAAAGCCCCTCCCACCATCACCCAGAAGAGAAGCAGCAGTGAAAGCCGGGCATCTGCCTCAGAGAACAGGGGCACATATCAAAAAGCTCAACATCCTGTCAGTCCACAGGCTGGGAGAATCCACAAGAAACACATGCAAGCCACAGGAAACATGCGCAGAGCTTCTCAAGAActtagtaataataaaaaacaacccCTGGCCAGGAAAGGGTGCACTAGCGGGGCAgctgagacagagagtgagaggcagaaagaTCCACCTATAGCTGGGAAAAGTATGGGGTCTGACAAGCGAGTTGTTGGGATGGCAGGTAATAGGAGAGAGAGTGGTGGTCCAGgtaagagagaagaaaaagataGGCAGAGGACAGAGAATGGTGGTGGAACAAGGGTTGGGGCTAAAAGAGTGGCCAATGAAAGTAATGGCTTTAAGGGAACCTCAACTATCAGGCCAAATGGGAAAGTGAAAAATGCCCAATTTGCCAAGTAA
- the ttll9 gene encoding probable tubulin polyglutamylase TTLL9: MSKSKTNGYKGPYNQKRKEGEGRTCVRYKCGLINTILDVLHQRPGWIEVKDDKEWDFNWCDVGWLRENFDHSYMEEHVRICHFRNHYELTRKNLMVKNLKRYRKTLEREAGPLEAAKCDFFPRTFELPSEYHLFVEEFKRSPGSTWIMKPVARSQGKGIFLFRKLKDIMEWKKDGTRSEEQRDEAQVESYVAQRYIENPYLISGRKFDLRVYVLVTSYLPLKAWLYRDGFARFSNTRFSLSSIDDQYVHLTNVAVQKTAPDYDPEKGCKWQMQQLRRYLTAKHGSETVETLFKEIDNIFIRSLQSVQKVIINDKHCFEMYGYDILLDQDLKPWLIEVNASPSLTASSQEDYEMKCRLLEDTLHIVDMEGRLTGKEKRVGGFDLMWNDGPVYSEEVSLETLGSIYQISNTHLGCVNDRKKQLRQLLKPFPGQKRA, encoded by the exons ATGTCTAAAAGCAAG ACAAATGGGTACAAGGGTCCTTATAatcaaaagagaaaagaggg GGAAGGGAGGACTTGTGTGAGGTATAAATGTGGCTTGATCAACACAATCCTAGATGTTCTTCACCAGAGACCGGGATGGATTGAGGTCAAAGA TGACAAAGAGTGGGACTTCAACTGGTGTGATGTAGGCTGGCTCAGAGAGAATTTCGACCACTCTTATATGGAGGAGCATGTAAGAATATGCCATTTCAGGAACCACTATGAG CTGACTCGTAAAAACTTGATGGTGAAAAACCTAAAGCGCTATAGAAAGACTCTTGAAAGGGAAGCTGGCCCTCTAGAGGCAGCCAAATGTGACTTCTTTCCACGTACTTTTGAGCTGCCCAGTGAGTACCATCTCTTTGTAGAAGAGTTCAAGAGAAGTCCTGGAAGTACCTGGATCATGAAGCCA GTGGCACGTTCACAGGGGAAAGGCATTTTTCTGTTCCGGAAACTTAAAGACATAATGgaatggaaaaag GATGGTACTCGCTCTGAGGAACAACGAGATGAGGCTCAGGTTGAAAGCTACGTAGCGCAGCGATATATTGAGAACCCCTATCTTATCAGTG GCAGAAAATTTGACCTGAGAGTCTATGTTCTCGTAACATCA TACCTCCCTCTGAAAGCCTGGTTGTATCGAGATGGTTTTGCCAGATTCTCCAACACCAGATTCTCCCTCAGCAGTATTGATGATCAGT ATGTTCATCTCACTAATGTGGCAGTACAGAAAACTGCCCCAGACTATGACCCTGAGAAG GGTTGCAAATGGCAGATGCAACAGTTGCGTCGCTACTTGACAGCAAAACATGGCAGCGAGACCGTGGAAActctttttaaagaaattgacaACATATTCATTCGCAGTTTACAAAGTGTTCAGAAAGTCATCATTAACGATAAGCACTGTTTTGAGATGTACGGATATGACATACTTCTGGACCAGGACCTTAAGCC GTGGCTGATTGAGGTGAATGCTTCTCCCTCCCTTACTGCCAGCAGTCAAGAGGATTATGAAATGAAGTGTAGACTGCTAGAAGACACCCTGCACATTGTTGACATGGAGGGCCG TCTCacaggaaaagaaaagagagttGGAGGGTTTGATCTCATGTGGAATGATGGACCTGTCTACAGTGAGGAAGTCAGCTTGGAGACTTTGGGAAGCATCTACCAAATTTCCAACACACACCTTG GATGTGTGAATGATCGGAAGAAACAGCTTCGACAGCTCCTAAAACCATTTCCAGGACAGAAGAGAGCATGA